One Cellulomonas soli DNA window includes the following coding sequences:
- a CDS encoding DUF58 domain-containing protein, producing MVEGWARTRASDAAVLVGAVLLVVGALTGRPDVAVLGAAPVVAGFWERARRPRGVVRLELTDAEQQDPDVQEAGSAGTVHATVRLRVPEGAAAAVLRVRRGARQVDEVLVLAEGGRDLPLVVRTVRTGPQEIATVDAQGVGVGAATVSEPTGPVSRATLVLPVPGPLRDLPLPQRLRGLTGAHESRRPGEGGGLRDVHPYVTGDRLRRIDWRVTARRAPDLHELYVRREHALAEAVVLLVVDSRDDVGPDPRTWRGEERPLPQDPTSLDLARTAAASLAQGYLGLGDRVGLDDLGVRRRPLPPGGGRRQLERIRHALAVTHPAGEPTVRVRAPQVPSGALVVVFSTFLDDEAAAAAGHWRRSGHRVLAVDVLPTVRRRGLDDRELLATRLVLLAREDRLAGLADLDVEVVTWRDAPAVALAGLARRGRRRPGAGVPA from the coding sequence GTGGTCGAGGGGTGGGCGCGCACGCGCGCCTCGGACGCCGCCGTGCTCGTCGGCGCGGTGCTGCTCGTCGTCGGTGCGCTGACCGGCCGGCCCGACGTGGCGGTGCTCGGGGCCGCGCCGGTGGTCGCCGGGTTCTGGGAGCGTGCCCGACGTCCGCGTGGTGTCGTGCGGCTCGAGCTGACCGACGCCGAGCAGCAGGACCCGGACGTGCAGGAGGCGGGGTCGGCCGGCACGGTGCACGCCACGGTGCGGCTGCGCGTGCCGGAGGGTGCGGCCGCGGCGGTGCTGCGCGTGCGCCGCGGGGCACGCCAGGTCGACGAGGTCCTCGTGCTCGCCGAGGGCGGGCGTGACCTGCCGCTCGTGGTGCGCACGGTGCGGACCGGGCCGCAGGAGATCGCGACCGTCGACGCCCAGGGTGTCGGCGTGGGCGCCGCGACCGTGTCCGAGCCGACCGGCCCGGTGTCCCGGGCGACGCTCGTGCTCCCCGTCCCCGGACCGCTGCGCGACCTCCCGCTTCCGCAGCGCCTGCGCGGTCTGACCGGTGCGCACGAGTCGCGTCGGCCCGGCGAGGGCGGCGGGCTGCGCGACGTGCACCCGTACGTCACGGGCGACCGGCTGCGCCGCATCGACTGGCGGGTCACCGCACGCCGCGCGCCCGACCTGCACGAGCTCTACGTCCGACGGGAGCACGCGCTCGCGGAGGCGGTCGTGCTGCTGGTCGTCGACTCCCGGGACGACGTCGGGCCCGACCCCCGCACGTGGCGCGGCGAGGAGCGCCCGCTGCCGCAGGACCCGACGTCGCTGGACCTGGCGCGCACGGCCGCCGCGTCGCTCGCGCAGGGCTACCTCGGCCTGGGTGACCGGGTCGGGCTCGACGACCTGGGGGTGCGCCGGCGTCCGTTGCCGCCGGGGGGCGGACGACGTCAGCTCGAACGCATCCGGCACGCGTTGGCGGTCACGCACCCGGCGGGCGAGCCGACCGTGCGCGTGCGGGCGCCGCAGGTGCCGTCGGGGGCGCTCGTCGTGGTGTTCTCGACGTTCCTCGACGACGAGGCCGCGGCCGCAGCCGGTCACTGGCGAAGGTCCGGTCACCGGGTGCTCGCGGTCGACGTGCTGCCGACCGTGCGCCGTCGTGGGCTGGACGATCGTGAGCTGCTCGCGACGCGGCTGGTCCTGCTCGCCCGGGAGGACCGGCTGGCGGGCCTGGCCGACCTGGACGTCGAGGTCGTGACCTGGCGGGACGCCCCCGCCGTCGCCCTGGCCGGGCTCGCTCGCCGTGGCAGGCGCAGGCCCGGCGCGGGGGTGCCGGCATGA
- a CDS encoding AAA family ATPase, with the protein MTPTGPTTDTSGRADVATDDASATEPTPAPAITAAELPSALPVAEVAALGHAVLDEVGTVVVGMREPLEVALAAVLAGGHVLFEDVPGLGKTLAARSLAHALGLDFRRVQCTPDLLPSDLTGSSVFDPATATFAFRPGPVFTGLLLADEINRTAPKTQSALLEAMAERQVTVDGRTYRLERPFHVVATSNPVEYEGTYPLPEAQLDRFMVRLAVGYPEHAAEVDVLSRRLSRRQEQADVQQVVDAATLLAMQAGVEAVAVDDDVLAYCVDLAAATRAHASVEVGASPRGSQALVLVARALAVLRGRDFVTPDDVKAVGVAALAHRLSLNPQAWATGLAPQRVVAEVLRAVPGPTTARAAR; encoded by the coding sequence ATGACGCCGACCGGCCCGACGACCGACACCTCAGGACGAGCGGACGTGGCGACGGACGACGCGTCCGCGACCGAGCCCACGCCCGCGCCCGCGATCACGGCGGCCGAGCTGCCCTCGGCGCTGCCCGTCGCCGAGGTCGCCGCGCTCGGGCACGCCGTGCTCGACGAGGTCGGCACGGTCGTCGTCGGCATGCGCGAGCCGCTCGAGGTCGCGCTCGCGGCCGTCCTGGCCGGCGGGCACGTGCTGTTCGAGGACGTGCCCGGGCTCGGCAAGACGCTCGCCGCACGCAGCCTGGCGCACGCGCTCGGCCTGGACTTCCGGCGCGTGCAGTGCACGCCCGACCTGCTGCCGTCCGACCTGACCGGCTCGAGCGTGTTCGACCCGGCCACCGCGACGTTCGCGTTCCGGCCCGGCCCGGTGTTCACCGGGCTGCTGCTCGCCGACGAGATCAACCGCACCGCCCCGAAGACCCAGTCCGCGCTGCTCGAGGCGATGGCCGAGCGGCAGGTGACCGTCGACGGCCGCACCTACCGGCTGGAACGGCCGTTCCACGTGGTCGCGACGTCCAACCCCGTCGAGTACGAGGGCACGTACCCGCTGCCCGAGGCGCAGCTCGACCGGTTCATGGTGCGCCTGGCCGTCGGCTACCCGGAGCACGCGGCCGAGGTCGACGTGCTCAGCCGCCGGCTGTCCCGCCGGCAGGAGCAGGCGGACGTGCAGCAGGTCGTGGACGCGGCGACGCTGCTGGCGATGCAGGCGGGCGTCGAGGCCGTCGCGGTCGACGATGACGTCCTCGCGTACTGCGTGGACCTGGCCGCGGCGACCCGCGCCCACGCATCGGTCGAGGTCGGTGCGTCTCCGCGCGGGTCGCAGGCGCTCGTGCTGGTGGCGCGCGCGCTCGCCGTGCTGCGGGGGCGGGACTTCGTGACGCCGGACGACGTCAAGGCGGTCGGGGTCGCGGCGCTCGCGCACCGGTTGTCGCTGAACCCGCAGGCGTGGGCGACCGGGCTCGCACCGCAGCGGGTGGTGGCCGAGGTGCTGCGCGCCGTCCCCGGGCCGACGACGGCGCGCGCCGCGCGGTGA